TGCGTGAAGGAAAAAAGGCAGGAACCTGGCGCCACATAGCAGTTGCGCCAATATATGTTTACAGGAAACTGTTGTCCCCGGGGCTGAAACAGCGGTGCATATATTACCCGTCTTGCTCACAGTATTTTGAGCAGTCGGTGCTGAAGTACGGAGTCCTCAAGGGTTCGGCCAGGGGAATAAGCAGGATATTAAGATGTCATCCATTTGCTGAAGGCGGGTACGACCCTCCCTGAATTGATAGGTGGTCAGTTTGCATTTTGCGGCAATTCCATTCCTTGCCCCGATAAGTGAGTTTCTAGGCAAGGGACTGCAATACTTCAATACCTTTACAGGAAACTTCGGTGTAAACGTGATCTTGCTCACTGTCGCGTTCCGAATAGTAGTGCTCCCCCTGTCTATCAAGCAGACCGCATCCATGATCGCGATGCAAAAGTTGCAGCCCCAGCTCAAGGAAATCCAAAAAAAGCATAAGGACGACCGCGAGAAGCAGGGGCAGGAAATGATGAAGCTTTACAAGGAGAACAAGGCAAGCCCGCTTGGCGGCTGTCTGCCCTTGATCCTCCAGATGCCTATCTTGTTTGCTCTTTTTGAAGTACTCCGAGAAGTTCCGAAGTACGTGCGGTACAAGACGAGCTTTAGCTTCCTGGGCATCAATAATTTGATTGCAACCGGGGAAACGATGTGGGCAGGCGGCACGATCAAAGAGTACAGCCTTGCCGCTCACAAAGTAGTCACGGTGAAAGTTCCCGGCCAGGAGTATTTTGCTGTATTCGCCTTGATCTTGTTGACGATTGGAACCGGGTACGTTGCATCGAAGATGATGACAAATGACCCGAAACAAGCAAAGATGATGGCATTTATGCCGGTCATTTTCGGCGTATTCGCCTGGATCCTTCCGGCAGGAGTGACGATTTATATTGTCATCACTAACGTTCTGATGATCCTCCAACAGTACATACAACTGGAGGCCGAAGGGTTTTACGACGAACAGCGCGTCACTCGCATGAAAACAGGAAAACCCTTGAAGTGGAACGAGAGCGCGTTGTTCAGGTTCTACGAGTATGGCTCAACAGTGCTTACTGCCGTGAAAATCAAGAAGCCCCCGGCGCCGGCGGCAAAGAAGCAGGTTCCAAAAAAAGAAGCGAACGGGAACGCTTCTGATTCCGCTGGAAAAACGAAGGCAACAGGGGCGAAATCAGCAGTAAAGCCCGCAACAGACGCGAAAAAGTCAGCACAAAAAGCGGGGCAAGAAACAGAGGATCGCAAAACCGTAGCGAGAGAATCAGCGAAAAAGCCGGCGAGGCCGTCGCCGTACCCGGCTAAGAAAAAAGGCGCAGGCAAGAAGCGCAAGAAATGAGTGACTGGCGAGATAAGTCTGGAGAGTAAGATGAAGGAAACATCATGGGAGTACACCGGCTCTACAGTGGAAGAGGCGACGCATATCGCACTCGAGGAACTGGGGCTCGAGAGAGATGACATCTTTGTTGAGGTTCTGGAAGAGCCGCAAAAGGGATTTCTTGGATTTGGCGGCGTCGATGCGCGCATCAAAGTTGAAATGATAGGCGAGTGGGAGGTCACCGGAAAGAAAACAGAACCCGGAACGGCGGCTCCCCGGGACAGAGAATCGCGCGCCGCTTCTTCTCAGGGGCGCAAGAGCAAAGAGGAGAAGGAAGAGGCGTCCTTCCAGGGGACAGACACCGATAAGCCTGTAGCGATGGTCGAAGACATTCTAGAAATGATAGGGGTCGAGGCTTCAGTTGAGTCGAGAGAGCGAGAAGACGCTCTGGAGATTGATATATGGGGCGATGACGTCGCCATCATCATTGGGAGAGCCGGAGCGACGCTGGACGCCTTGCAGTTTCTAGTTAATATCAGTTGTAGAAGACAAGGGGATATCTCAAAGAGGATAATCGTTGATGTCGAAAGGTACCGGAAACGGCGCAAGAAAAAGCTCGAAGATCTAGCAGAACAAATGGCGCTGGATGCAAAAACTCGGGGGGAAAGCGTTGAGATGCTGCCAATGTCGGCGTCTGAACGGAAAATTGTCCACATGGCGCTTCGGGAGATTCCGGGGGTTTGGACCGAAAGCATCGGTGAAGAAACAGGTCGCCGGATAGTTATCAACCCGGGAAATAAAAGTTCCACGTGAAACACACCACAAGCGCGAAGGCGCCACCACCTAAGATGAAAAGGTTAGGGTAGCACAGACATTCCTGTCTGTGATGCGTCACACCCCCAAGCTGAATAGTTACGTTTCGTACATAAAAGTGAGATCTTAGTGCCCCAACTCGTAATTACAGTGTCGTATTCTTTCGATCATGTTACAAACGCAAAAACGCCAAAAGCCCTCTCTCCCCTGGGGGAGAGGGTTGGGGCAGAACCCCCCTAGCCCCCCTTGTCAGGGGGGTACCTCGCCCCACACCTTAATCCTCCCGCCGTCTGAGGGGGAGGAGATCAGAAGTGTTTATTTTCGGAGTAGCATTTTGTAATTACGGTGACGTGTTATTACTCCCTCTCCCCCTGCAAGGCGGGGAAGACATCCTGAGCCTCTCGCCAAGAGTAAGCAATAGATAAATTATTGGCAAGGTATTGGCAGGGGCGCGCGATGGGCGTGGATACTAAATGTTTAGTTGAAACTTGAGGTAAATCTAAGGGGCACATCGAAATTGAGCGGCTTCTTGCATTTGAGGAAATCCATGAGAAAACAGCGTATGTAGCATAAACTACCGACCTTTATCCACAAGTTTGTTGATAACACTGCAAAATATGTTGATAAACTGATGTTTGCCCCGTTTCACGTGAAACAGCAAGTCGGGAAAAGGATTATAAGCGAGGGAGAACAATGACGTTGGCAATAACTGGTAATGTTGAACAACGGCAAGTCCAGGTTCAGGGCAGATCTATTAGAGAACGTACGGTTTATGATAATCGTGAGATCAGAAAGGCGGGAAGGTGGAAGAAGAAAAGAAACGGCTGGAAGAGATTTTAAGATTTCAGGGGATAGAAGAGGCTGGGGCAAAATCGAAAAAGCTCTTTTTGTACAAAGGAATGTTGGAAGATAAGAGAAAATGGGCATGCCTCGTATCGCGCGGCCTGGCGAGCCAGTACGAAACGGTGGTGGCGGACTCGGTAGCACTGGCGGGCCAATTGGAGAACTCTACAAAAATGGAGGTAGCCGACTTTGGCGCCGGAGGAGGGCTGCTTGGCCTTGTTTTGGCTATTGTATGCCCCGCGTGGAACGTCACGCTGATCGAGGCATCCTCGAGAAAAGCGGCGTTTCTTGCGGAGGCGGCAGGTGAGCTGAACCTGGCGAACGTCGAGATCGAGAACGCGAGGGCGGAGAGCCTCGTGGGGAAGCAAGAGTTTGACATGGTTGTTTCGCGGGCTGCCGGAAAACTGAAGGAACTCGCGCCGGTCGCGTTTGCTCTGTTGAAACAGGGAGGCCGGTACGTGGCATTGAAAGCGGCACAAGTCGAGGATGAAATCGCCGAAGCGAGAGCCGAAAACATAAGGGGGATCGAAGTTCTAAAAGCGCAATACCCTCTATCCCACGGCGTTGCGGGAAGAGCCTCGATTGTAGTAATAAAGAAGTTGTAAGATAGCAGACATCCAGTCTGGAACTTGGAACCAAGCGCCAGGGAGGGCAGTGTTAGATCAATTGGAATGCGCCGATTCCGCGAAGGCGCACACGAGAGTAATCGCGATTACCAATCAGAAGGGCGGCGTGGGCAAAACCACGACCGCGGTCAACCTCAGCGCGTACCTTGCGTCGATGGGGCAGCGCGTTCTGATGGTGGACATGGATCCGCAAGGCAACGCGACAAGCGGCGTGGGGATCGAGAAAGCCAGAATCAGCAATTGCGTTTATGATGTCCTGCTGGGAGAAGCCGACGCGCGCTCGGCGATTCTGCCGGGCCCGATCGAGCGCATGGACGTAATGCCTTCCACCCTCGACCTGGCGGCGGCCGAGATAGAGATGGCGTCGGAGTTGTCCAGGGAGAACCGGCTAAGCGCGAGCCTGGCGCCCTTGCGGCACGAGTATGACTTTATCGTGATCGACTGCCCGCCCGCCCTTAGCCTCCTGACAATCAACAGCCTCGCCGCGGCCGGCGAAACCCTGATCCCGATTCAGTGCGAGTATTACGCGCTGGAAGGCCTCGTTTACCTGTTGCGAACGATCCAGCGGATCAAGTTGCATGTCAACGCTGACCTTATAATCGCGGGGGTTCTTTTGACGATGTTCGACAAGCGGAACAATCTTTCAAAGGACGTAGAGGGCGAAGTCAGGAGAGAGTACTCGCGGATGACTTTTAAGACGGTAATCCCCAGGACGGTGAGGCTTTCCGAGGCGCCCGGCTTTGGGAAACCGATAATACTTTACGAACCCTTGTCGAAGGGCGCGTTGGCGTACATGGAACTCGCGAAGGAAGTGGTTCAAGGTGGCAAAGAGAAGATTGGGGAAGGGTCTGGATGCGCTGATCGGATCAGCGACAGATGAGGAGAACTGGCTCGAGGAACTTCCCGTAAAGAAAATAAGGCCAAACTCACACCAACCTCGCAAGAAGTTTGACCGTGAGGCGATCGAGGAGATGTCGCATTCGATCAAGACGTTTGGCGTCGTGCAGCCGATCATAGTGAGAGTGGTTGGCGATGAGTATGAACTTATCGCGGGCGAGAGAAGATGGAGGGCGGCGATCGAGGCCGGGCTCGAGAAAATCCCCGCGGTGATCAGACGCTCCACCGAGATAGATTCTCTGGAAATAGCGCTTATAGAGAACCTTCACAGAGCCGATCTCAACAGCATTGAGGAGGCAAACGCATATCAGCAACTGCTGGAAGATTTCGCCATCACCCACGAGGAGCTTTCCCGGCGGGTAGGAAAGAGCAGGGTCACGATAACGAATACGCTACGCCTGCTGCAGTTGCCGCCGCGCATCCAGGAGGAGCTCGTGGATGGACGCATTACCACCGGCCATGCCCGCGCGCTTCTCGCTCTCCAGAACCATCCCGCCTGGCAGGGCGCTATCTGCTCGCGAATAGTGTTGGAGGGGCTTTCGGTCAGGGAAGCGGAGGAACTGGTGGGCAAGGGAGACGGACAGGAAACGTCAACTTCTACCGCGCGAGAGAAGGATCCTCTGCCCGAGGAAGCCCATCAGATGTTTGTGCGGCTTCAGGAGGTTCTCGAGACACGGGTGCGCGGGTCTTTGGGGAAACGGAAAGGGCGGCTTGTAATCGAGTTTGGGGACATGGACGACCTTTGCCGGATATTCAAGACGATAACGGAGAAAAACGCAACATAGGGGGTCAGGCCCCAGTGTTGCGTTTTTCCAGGGCGAGGTGCGCGAGTTTTTCGACGAGGTCACAGAAGTCCAGACCCGCGGCCTGGGCGGCAAGCGGGAGGAGGCTGGTTTCGGTCATGCCCGGGCTGATGTTCAACTCAAGGACGAAAGGCTTTTCATCCTTCACAATCATGTCAACGCGGGAGACGTCTTTGCAACGAAAGAGATTGTGCGCTTTGAGCGCCAGCCGGGAGGCCTCGGCCGCGACCTCGTCGCTCAGGCGCGCGGGGACGAAGTACTTGGTCTTCCCGGGGGTATAGCGCGCGCTGAAATCAAACAAGCCTGACTCGGGAACCACTTCGATCGCCGGCAGCGCCTCCGGAGGATCGTTGCCAACGATACTGATGGCGATTTCGGCGCCGGTGACGAACTCCTCGATCAGAGCCCTGTCGTCGTAGCTCAGCGCTTCTATGAGAGCGGGACCGAGCTCGGATCGCTCCTTGACAATCGTCAGCCCGAGCGCGCTTCCCTGCGCCGCGGGCTTGACGACGAGTGGAAAGCCGAGTTTTTCATATACCACCGGCAGCAGACTTGACGCGCCCATTTCCTTGAGTGTCGATGATGAGACGACGCAGTAGCGCGGAGTTGTGATGCCATTGGCGAGGAACAGCTCTTTGGAGAGAATCTTGTTGAACCCGATGATGCTGGACAGGAGACCGGGACCGGTGTAAGGGATGCCGAGTATCTCCAGGAGTTCCTGCACCGTGCCGTCTTCACCGCCCTTGCCGTGCAGCGAAATATAGACGAGATCCGGCTTCTCGGACATCAAAGTCGGAACCAGCTCCTCGTCAACGTCCAGTTCGAGAACCTGGTAGCCACGCTCTTTGAGCGCTCGCGCGACGCGCTGCCCCGACTTCCAGGAGACGTCTCTCTCGAGAGAACGGCCTCCCATTAACACTGCTATCCTGGGCTTCATGCCATCTCCTTCCCGGGGGCCATTAAATGTCCAATCCCAACGAATGATACAGTTCTATTTCCTTGCGGATGACCTTCCCCAGGCGCTTGATGCCCGTGGCGATAAGGTCCTCGTCGGCGTAGCTGAAATTCAGGCGCATCTGGTTGAGCCCCGAGCCGTCAACGAAAAAAGCTGTGCCGGGAACGTATGCGACCTTTTGGTCAATCGCAAGCGGCAGCATCTTTTCGGTGTCCAGAAACTCGGGCAGGGTAACCCACAGGAAAAGGCCTCCCTGGGGCCGGACCCAGCGCGACCCGTCAGGGAAATTCTTCTCGAGGGCGCGTAGCATAGCGTCGCGACGCGACCGGTATATCGGCTTGAGATTTTCGACGTTCTTGCGCCAGAAACCCCCCTGAAGGTATCGGGCCGCGAACATCTGGTTGAGAGCTGACGAACAAAGGTCCGCGGACTGCTTGAGGGTCGCGAGCTTCTCTATGATAGGCGCGGGACCAAAAACCCAGCCCGTGCGGATCCCCGGGGAGATGATCTTGGAAAGCGTGCCGAGATACACGACCCGTTTCGGGTCGATAGACGCGAGCGGCGGAAGCGGTTCTCCCTCAAAACAGAGAAGCCCGTAAGGGTTATCCTCAATTATCAGGAGATCCCGGCTTTCCGCGAGATCGAGGAGCTGGTGACGCCGCGCCAGCGACATGGTCACGCCAGCGGGGTTATGGAAATTTGGAACGACATAGATGAACTTGAGCGGCGGCCCCTCCAGGTGATCGAGCCGCTGTCGCAACTCCTCGACAGGCATTCCTTCATCATCGAGCGACACGGTAATAATATCGGGCCCGTTGGTGACGAAAGCGGTCAACGCGCCGAGGTACGAGGGCCCCTCGAGCGCTATCTTATCTCCGCGATCGATGAAGACGCGGCCCAGGAGATCGAGCGCCTGCTGGCTTCCCGTTGTTATCAGTATGTGCTCAGGGTTGGAGCGCAATCCTTCCTCGCCCATCACTTCAACGAGCGCCGACCTGAGATCGTCACGGCCCTCGGTCTCTCCGTACTGGAACGCCTCGGACATGTTCTCGTCCAGCACAGAGTTCATAATCTCCGAGATGTTTTCAGGAGGAAGGCCGCCCAGATAAGGCAGGCCTCCAGCGAAAGAGATGATGTCTGATCGTCCGATGACGCTCATGAGATCGCGCACGGCGGAACACCTCATGAAACTGCTGGCCTCGGAGTAGAGACGTGTATAAGGATCGAAGATTATCTCGCGCGACATGATTGCTCCACCATCGGGATTTGAAATGAAGGTAACGCAAGGTATCGCGCGTTGTCAAACCAGGGGCAGGCGCCGTCTACCTTTACTGCGTAGAGGCGCCTGGCAACGTCTACCGCTTTAGCGGTANNNNNNNNNNNNNNNNNNNNNNNNNNNNNNNNNNNNNNNNNNNNNNNAGCGAGAACCAGGCTTTTTCACTGCTAAAAAGAAGAATATTGCTCGAGCGCGGCTTCGATTGTGAGCAGTACAAGGAGAACTATCTGAAGAGGCGCATCGGTATCCGGGTTCGGGCCACGGGCGCGAGTGATTATCAAGACTACCTCAGGATTTTGCGATACAACCCGGAAGAGTACGCGGAACTCCTGAATGAACTCACCATCAACGTCACGCAATTCTTCCGTGACGCTGATGTTTACATGAAGCTCCAGAAGTCTGTGCTCCCCGATCTGGTCAAAGACAAATTAAAGATGGGATCACACACGGTGCGAGTCTGGAGCGCGGGCTGCGCGAGCGGTGAGGAGCCGTACTCTATGGCGATGCTTATGGAGAAGGTGTTAGGCGCCGACGCGAAGCGGTGGAACGTCAGGGTGCTCGGCTCGGACTTCGACGACGGGAGCCTTGCGATCGCGCGCGAGGGCGTTTACCGGGACATCGAGATGCCGCAGGGCATCGACGCGGCTCAGTTCTTCGAGATAACGCGCGATCCCGACGGCGTTGAGTTCCGGCTGAAAGAGGACATCAAAAGGAAGGTGAAGTTTGAGAAGGCCGATCTGCTTGGGGAGAGCAAGGCCAGACGCTTCGACATGATTTTGTGCAGGAATCTGTTGATCTATTTTGATAGGAAAGTACAGACACAAATCATCGAAACGTTGTCAAGAAACATGCTGCGGGAGGGATACCTCGTCCTCGGGAAATCCGAGACGCTGGGGCTGGAAGTTGCGCATAAATTCGAGGCGGTCTTCCCTCGTGAGAGAATATACAAGATGACTGCCGACAATCGAAGCGAAGACGCTTAAGAACGATTCGGGAGGGAAAAGGTCAGAGAAAAGATTTTAACACTCGAATTGGGGCTATAATCGGGGGATGGGGCGCCTCCGCCAGCTAAAAAGTGGTGGGACAAAACCGAAATCGGGACGTGCTCGTGAAAGGGAAGCGCCAGTGGAGGACAAAAAAGAGATTGGAGCCTCAGGTCTGAAAACCGGGTGGAGGAACCTTTCCATAACCCGGAGGTTCGTGTTGCGCAACAGCCTGATATCGTTGCCGGCCGCAACCGTTATCAGCTTCTTGTTTGTGAGAATATTGGGGAAGGATCATACGGTTGGCGGCTTGCTGATCGGGGCGGGTCTGGGCCTGTTGGTGGGAGCGCTGGTGGTGGCGTTCGCCAGTTGGGCTGCCGTATTGATGTACGTGCGACCGCTCGAGAAGCTCGAGCTCTTTTCTAAAGGGTTGATGCGGCACGATTTCAGTCAAGACCTGGAGCTGGGGAAGCGAACAGAGCTCTACACGATATCCACGGCCATAAATCAGATGTTGCGCTCGTTGCGTGGACTGATGGATGAAATGCGCGTCGTATCAGATGATGTAGCCGGTTCGAGCAACCTGATGGCGACAGTTGCGAGAGAGACTTCTGACGCGGTGCAGTCCACGGCCAGTACGGTGTCAGGGCTCGCGCGCGGCGCGGAGGATCAGGTCAGCTCGATGATGCTCGTCTCCTCTACCATAAACCAGATGGCCCAGGAAATAGACCGAGTGGCCGAGGCGTCCCACGAGGTTGCCAGGTACAGCCTCGAGGCGAGAGCGACCGTAGAGGAAGGCGCTGACGCGGTGGGCCTCGCCACAGACAAGATGGGCAAGCTGGTTGGCACAACGGGCTCGAGCGCCGTAGCCATGCGCGACCT
This is a stretch of genomic DNA from Candidatus Anoxymicrobium japonicum. It encodes these proteins:
- the rsmG gene encoding 16S rRNA (guanine(527)-N(7))-methyltransferase RsmG → MEEEKKRLEEILRFQGIEEAGAKSKKLFLYKGMLEDKRKWACLVSRGLASQYETVVADSVALAGQLENSTKMEVADFGAGGGLLGLVLAIVCPAWNVTLIEASSRKAAFLAEAAGELNLANVEIENARAESLVGKQEFDMVVSRAAGKLKELAPVAFALLKQGGRYVALKAAQVEDEIAEARAENIRGIEVLKAQYPLSHGVAGRASIVVIKKL
- a CDS encoding chemotaxis protein CheR, encoding MLERGFDCEQYKENYLKRRIGIRVRATGASDYQDYLRILRYNPEEYAELLNELTINVTQFFRDADVYMKLQKSVLPDLVKDKLKMGSHTVRVWSAGCASGEEPYSMAMLMEKVLGADAKRWNVRVLGSDFDDGSLAIAREGVYRDIEMPQGIDAAQFFEITRDPDGVEFRLKEDIKRKVKFEKADLLGESKARRFDMILCRNLLIYFDRKVQTQIIETLSRNMLREGYLVLGKSETLGLEVAHKFEAVFPRERIYKMTADNRSEDA
- a CDS encoding sporulation initiation inhibitor Soj — encoded protein: MECADSAKAHTRVIAITNQKGGVGKTTTAVNLSAYLASMGQRVLMVDMDPQGNATSGVGIEKARISNCVYDVLLGEADARSAILPGPIERMDVMPSTLDLAAAEIEMASELSRENRLSASLAPLRHEYDFIVIDCPPALSLLTINSLAAAGETLIPIQCEYYALEGLVYLLRTIQRIKLHVNADLIIAGVLLTMFDKRNNLSKDVEGEVRREYSRMTFKTVIPRTVRLSEAPGFGKPIILYEPLSKGALAYMELAKEVVQGGKEKIGEGSGCADRISDR
- a CDS encoding aminotransferase, translating into MSREIIFDPYTRLYSEASSFMRCSAVRDLMSVIGRSDIISFAGGLPYLGGLPPENISEIMNSVLDENMSEAFQYGETEGRDDLRSALVEVMGEEGLRSNPEHILITTGSQQALDLLGRVFIDRGDKIALEGPSYLGALTAFVTNGPDIITVSLDDEGMPVEELRQRLDHLEGPPLKFIYVVPNFHNPAGVTMSLARRHQLLDLAESRDLLIIEDNPYGLLCFEGEPLPPLASIDPKRVVYLGTLSKIISPGIRTGWVFGPAPIIEKLATLKQSADLCSSALNQMFAARYLQGGFWRKNVENLKPIYRSRRDAMLRALEKNFPDGSRWVRPQGGLFLWVTLPEFLDTEKMLPLAIDQKVAYVPGTAFFVDGSGLNQMRLNFSYADEDLIATGIKRLGKVIRKEIELYHSLGLDI
- the yidD gene encoding membrane protein insertion efficiency factor YidD; this translates as MAVAPIYVYRKLLSPGLKQRCIYYPSCSQYFEQSVLKYGVLKGSARGISRILRCHPFAEGGYDPP
- a CDS encoding chromosome partitioning protein ParB; its protein translation is MAKRRLGKGLDALIGSATDEENWLEELPVKKIRPNSHQPRKKFDREAIEEMSHSIKTFGVVQPIIVRVVGDEYELIAGERRWRAAIEAGLEKIPAVIRRSTEIDSLEIALIENLHRADLNSIEEANAYQQLLEDFAITHEELSRRVGKSRVTITNTLRLLQLPPRIQEELVDGRITTGHARALLALQNHPAWQGAICSRIVLEGLSVREAEELVGKGDGQETSTSTAREKDPLPEEAHQMFVRLQEVLETRVRGSLGKRKGRLVIEFGDMDDLCRIFKTITEKNAT
- a CDS encoding D-alanine--D-alanine ligase, whose protein sequence is MKPRIAVLMGGRSLERDVSWKSGQRVARALKERGYQVLELDVDEELVPTLMSEKPDLVYISLHGKGGEDGTVQELLEILGIPYTGPGLLSSIIGFNKILSKELFLANGITTPRYCVVSSSTLKEMGASSLLPVVYEKLGFPLVVKPAAQGSALGLTIVKERSELGPALIEALSYDDRALIEEFVTGAEIAISIVGNDPPEALPAIEVVPESGLFDFSARYTPGKTKYFVPARLSDEVAAEASRLALKAHNLFRCKDVSRVDMIVKDEKPFVLELNISPGMTETSLLPLAAQAAGLDFCDLVEKLAHLALEKRNTGA